Proteins encoded by one window of Nomascus leucogenys isolate Asia chromosome 19, Asia_NLE_v1, whole genome shotgun sequence:
- the EIF2B4 gene encoding translation initiation factor eIF-2B subunit delta isoform X8 has product MSIPSSVIHPAMVRLGLQYSQGLVSGSNARCIALLRALQQVIQDYTTPPNEELSRDLVNKLKPYMSFLTQCRPLSASMHNAIKFLNKEITSVGSSKREEEAKSELRAAIDRYVQEKIVLAAQAISRFAYQKISNGDVILVYGCSSLVSRILQEAWTEGRRFRVVVVDSRPWLEGRHTLRSLVHAGVPASYLLIPAASYVLPEVSKVLLGAHALLANGSVMSRVGTAQLALVARAHNVPVLVCCETYKFCERVQTDAFVSNELDDPDDLQCKRGEHVTLANWQNHASLRLLNLVYDVTPPELVDLVITELGMIPCSSVPVVLRVKSSDQ; this is encoded by the exons CATCCCATCCTCTGTGATCCACCCAGCCATGGTGCGACTCGGCCTGCAGTACTCCCAGGGCCTGGTCAGTGGCTCCAATGCCCGGTGTATTGCCCTGCTTCGTGCCTTGCAGCAG GTGATTCAGGATTACACAACACCGCCCAATGAAGAACTCTCCAGGGATCTAGTGAATAAACTAAAACCCTACATGAG CTTCCTGACTCAGTGCCGTCCCCTGTCAGCGAGCATGCACAACGCCATCAAGTTCCTTAACAAGGAAATCACCAGTGTGGGCAGTTCCAAGCGGGAAGAGGAG GCCAAGTCAGAACTTCGAGCAGCCATTGATCGGTATGTGCAAGAGAAGATTGTGCTTGCAGCTCAGGCAATTTCACGCTTTGCTTACCAGAAGATCAGTAATGGAGATGTGATCCTGGTATATGGATG CTCATCTCTGGTATCACGAATTCTTCAGGAGGCTTGGACAGAGGGCCGGCGGTTTCGGGTGGTAGTGGTGGACAGCCGGCCATGGCTGGAAGGAAGGCACACACTACGTTCTCTAGTCCATGCTGGTGTCCCAGCCTCCTACCTGCTGATTCCTGCAGCCTCCTATGTGCTCCCAGAG GTTTCCAAGGTGCTATTGGGAGCTCATGCACTCTTGGCCAACGGGTCTGTGATGTCACGGGTAGGGACAGCACAGTTAGCCCTGGTGGCTCGAGCCCATAACGTACCAGTACTGGTTTGCTGTGAAACATACAAGTTCTGTGAGCGTGTACAGACTGATGCCTTTGTCTCTAATGAGCTAG ATGACCCTGATGATCTGCAGTGTAAGCGGGGAGAACATGTCACGCTGGCTAACTGGCAGAACCACGCATCCCTGCGGTTGTTGAATCTAGTCTATGATGTGACTCCCCCAGAGCTTGTGGACCTGGTAATCACGGAGCTGGGGATGATCCCTTGCAGTTCTGTACCTGTTGTTCTACGAGTCAAGAGCAGTGACCAGTGA
- the EIF2B4 gene encoding translation initiation factor eIF-2B subunit delta isoform X7 yields MVRLGLQYSQGLVSGSNARCIALLRALQQVIQDYTTPPNEELSRDLVNKLKPYMSFLTQCRPLSASMHNAIKFLNKEITSVGSSKREEEAKSELRAAIDRYVQEKIVLAAQAISRFAYQKISNGDVILVYGCSSLVSRILQEAWTEGRRFRVVVVDSRPWLEGRHTLRSLVHAGVPASYLLIPAASYVLPEVSKVLLGAHALLANGSVMSRVGTAQLALVARAHNVPVLVCCETYKFCERVQTDAFVSNELDDPDDLQCKRGEHVTLANWQNHASLRLLNLVYDVTPPELVDLVITELGMIPCSSVPVVLRVKSSDQ; encoded by the exons ATGGTGCGACTCGGCCTGCAGTACTCCCAGGGCCTGGTCAGTGGCTCCAATGCCCGGTGTATTGCCCTGCTTCGTGCCTTGCAGCAG GTGATTCAGGATTACACAACACCGCCCAATGAAGAACTCTCCAGGGATCTAGTGAATAAACTAAAACCCTACATGAG CTTCCTGACTCAGTGCCGTCCCCTGTCAGCGAGCATGCACAACGCCATCAAGTTCCTTAACAAGGAAATCACCAGTGTGGGCAGTTCCAAGCGGGAAGAGGAG GCCAAGTCAGAACTTCGAGCAGCCATTGATCGGTATGTGCAAGAGAAGATTGTGCTTGCAGCTCAGGCAATTTCACGCTTTGCTTACCAGAAGATCAGTAATGGAGATGTGATCCTGGTATATGGATG CTCATCTCTGGTATCACGAATTCTTCAGGAGGCTTGGACAGAGGGCCGGCGGTTTCGGGTGGTAGTGGTGGACAGCCGGCCATGGCTGGAAGGAAGGCACACACTACGTTCTCTAGTCCATGCTGGTGTCCCAGCCTCCTACCTGCTGATTCCTGCAGCCTCCTATGTGCTCCCAGAG GTTTCCAAGGTGCTATTGGGAGCTCATGCACTCTTGGCCAACGGGTCTGTGATGTCACGGGTAGGGACAGCACAGTTAGCCCTGGTGGCTCGAGCCCATAACGTACCAGTACTGGTTTGCTGTGAAACATACAAGTTCTGTGAGCGTGTACAGACTGATGCCTTTGTCTCTAATGAGCTAG ATGACCCTGATGATCTGCAGTGTAAGCGGGGAGAACATGTCACGCTGGCTAACTGGCAGAACCACGCATCCCTGCGGTTGTTGAATCTAGTCTATGATGTGACTCCCCCAGAGCTTGTGGACCTGGTAATCACGGAGCTGGGGATGATCCCTTGCAGTTCTGTACCTGTTGTTCTACGAGTCAAGAGCAGTGACCAGTGA